TGGGCGGTTGCCATGGCTTATCGTGGCGTGTGAACGCAGCCCACCCGAGAACCCGGCCACAGTCTATGAGTTTTGGGGTGGCCTGTTCATCATGGCAACAGGCCACcctgcctgggtttgcacatTACGATAAGCTGCAGAGATTGAGTATTCTCAATGGTGGCGATTTTAGCCACGGCCGAtagtgcgaaccaggtcactgtctctTTCAGCAGGAATCTGGCCCTGGGATCCACTGGGAAATCTGGTTACATCTGCTCTGTCTGAACATTAACCAGGACAGGAAGTTGACTCAGTAATGATCTCAAGGCTGCAGCTGCCTGGATTGACAGCGGGGTACGGGTCAGATTTGCTGCTTTTCCTGCCCTGCGAGAGTGCCCTGCTTCTCCTTTCAGGTGCCGGGGTCGTCGAAGGAGGTACCTACTGATTTCCCTGGACCAGAGCAGATTTCTTCCAACCCCCCAGAGATACAGCTGCAGATGGAGACCAAGCGAGAGGGTGACAGTGCGGCCTGCTTGCTGGGTGAGGAATCCTGTACGTGAATTTCTGGATGGTAACAGGCAGTATCTGGTGTTGTTGATGATGCAGTTGATgctatattataataataatgaggtgATAATGATCGTGATAGTAAtactaactactactactactatttaaaaataaaggggtGTCCCTCTACTGATGGGAAATCCATTAGTGGAACAGGAAGGGGACAATTcttcaccaccacacacacacacacacgcccttccCAAATCTGTTCCAAAGGATTGGGATTCCTCTTGGATCATCCCAGCGAGCAGGACGCAGGCCTATAActcagcctactaatcttccAAAGGGTTGGGGTTCCCCTTGGAACAGGGTCGGAAGTGGTGTCAATGGAGTGACGCCAATTTgatatcactttttaaaattattattccacctttttacaaatatatatatacccagtggcttacatataatcaaaaTAATTACACCAgcatggtgtaatggctaaattgtcggactgggagttgggagagccgggttctagtccccatttggccatggaaacacactgggtgactttgggccagtcactgactctcagcccaacctacctcacagggttgttgttctgaggataaagtggagaggaggaggattatgtacgccgccttgggtcccttggaggaaaaaaggagggatataaatgcaataataaaataaataaataaataaatacaaagtagAATAGAACGCAGCCTAAAAAACGACAGCTTTTGCCTCAACTTTTTCCGCCGCAGCgcaagggtgctgttgtgcttgtgGCTTTCTCGCTTCTCATTGGGGCATCTAGTTGGCTGCTGTGGAAACCGAATGGTTGGGCTAGGTAGGCCTCTGACCTGATCGATCGGGGCTCCTTTTACTTCCTTAAAAAAACTGACTCAATAGAATGCAGTGTTCTACgtggctccctgcctctctgcttCTTATTAACTCTGGTCAACATCCAAGAGCCAGCTAGATGTGGCGTCTGTCAGGGACTTGCTCTTGTGTcgagggtaggcatggtcgggcacctgctgagggcccacacccggGAGGGGgctcactgacaaaagccccttgAAGTTGCTCTTCCTCTCCACAGTGGCAACTGGCTTGTTcgcctgcctccctctctctctctctctctctctctctctctctctctctctctctctctcttgcccaagcagaggtggtgaggaggagaaatagcagctggtgacaatggcggtgagaaagcTGAATtactgagggagggccccccaCTGAGGGGTTTGTTGTCCAAGGGTGCTCAAAAACCAGGAGCTGGAGTTTGGTCTTGTTTTTCTGACTTTCCGCCATCTTGGTTGCAATcagaatccccacccacccccccacttGATCTTTGCAATGGGAGGACATTGCAAATAtgttgtttgtgtatttatttatttaccagcaAATGGACCCTGGCTTTGCATGCGTTGCCTTTAGGTTGATGCAGAGAAACCTTCAAGCAAATTTACACAAACTTCCCTGAGGGAAGGCAACGCTTGCTGGCACCCATAGCTGTGGTCTCTGCCGTAATCCACCGCTAaagccccctgagggaggggtctgtccactccatccccCTTCGATGGAGTTGCCCCACAtcccagtggggagggggcaggcctataactcagcctactaatcttccctagcttcatagaatcatagtagagttggaaggggcctacaaggccatggagtccaaccccctgctcaatgcaggaatccaccctaaagcatccctgacagatggttgtccagctgcctcttgaaggcctctagtgtgggagagcccacaacctccccaggtaactgattccattgccgtactgctctaacagtcaggaactttttcctgatgtccagccagaatctggcttcctttaacttgagcccattattccatgtcctgcactctgggaggatcgagaagagatcctggccctcctctgtgtgacaacctttcaagtatttgaagagtgctctcatgtctcccctccatcttctcttctccaggctaaacatgcccagttctttcagtctctcttcatagggctttgtttccagaccccttcaaattgtgtttgttgttatttttgtactttaaccaaaaaaaattcaatatttggggcttgattatttttttaaaaaaagtctcaaaACCATAGAAAGCATGAGTGTTGCATGGTTCAAATGGTgcaaagtttggttgaaatcactcaaagattttaattttttaaaaagatgtactATATATTGAAGAAGCAAATCTTTAAAAACTTTGATTTGCTGCCTTTTTCGTTCAAGATGGCGGTCAAAAATTTTCAGTGTGcttaaaaccatcccagataagAGGTAGAATGAATCTtcaaagtttcataacaatcagaTGTAGCATTCTCAAGTCCCTTGAGGACGTAcaaaaacacttccttttatttgtagaAGGTAGAAGAAGATACAGTATAAGATACATtataaaaatgtcaagtataaaactgcagtataaaatgaagtaaaaaccagaataaaacctagcagcaatgtagagatgtagaatacaataacagatttaaaacagagtatgcatatatatatatgtgtgtgtgtctgtctgtctgggctGTAACTTCAGGATTATGAAACCTAGATGCCTAGAACACTGTATGCATACTAAGAAGACTCCAAAGGTGTGCACCtcaggtttattttgtttttttgaaattcatcaattaattttaattttaaatgtttctgCTTGGTTGAAGCCTGCAATAACATTTTCAGGCACTAGGAGCAGACTTCTCTAAACAACGCATTTCTCTGCAGTGAAACCGGGGCCCCGTCTacacgacaacgggattgctcctcattaaataaaaacccaaatttccgttgattcgaatgtagatAAAgaacgtcacactgcagcagccgCAGCGAATTATTTCCTGAATTTCTTTTATAGTGcagttttaaatgtacacatgcgCATATACACAAATTagatgctacggagtagagatgatggaaactatacattttatatgctgagctccacagattcatgtaacagacaaaccgggagtggggcgggggggaaaggaacgaggcagcagaggacacCCATTCCCcctgtttgttttaataagctctctctgcggagctccacagatcagagaattcaaactaaaaatggtgcGAAGGAACGAGGCATCGGATAgatgggaaattggccaatcacgttgtcctaccctcaaagctccgcccacatgtcaaaatgcgatttaactcccccaaggacacataaccataacgcggtgcaaactcggacgtgatccaaaATTCGTGGTAAATCGCCACGACgcatatgcgcattatcgcgttaaaaacccggcgctgcgaCGAATGGACGGCAGCGTCTCGTGACCTGAAACGCAAATCTGTGtgtttaggtcggggtaaacaagccatatagacaagccccaggagagGTTAGTAGGCCAAGGGGACGGAGTACTATgccttggttatcacctttaaagccctacatggtttgggtccaggctacctgcgggattgccttctcccgtacaatccaccccacacactcagatcctctgggaagaatctacttcaatcagcaaagactaggctgaccaccattacccagaggaccttctcttctgctgctcccagactgtggaatggcctgctagaggagactcatcaacttaacagtcttttagcatttaaggaagctataaagactgatctcttccggcaggcctattcagtggaattttaggatgtttttaggatttttcaataacgtatactatgtttttaattcagttttatgtattttatacttcttgttgttccccgcctctaaccagacagagaggtgggtaagaaataataataataataataataataataataataataataataataaatttaaataaatagaatttattatgtttaattgaaattGCACTCCTTTTTCTTCCGTGTCAGGTGCTTGGCAAGTGAGCAAAAATGAGGAAGAGCTAATAGGAGATGCAGAGCaagctgaactcaatggggtgtTGCAGGAGAGAGCAAAAGGAGTTATTTACCAGGGATTGAATGTAGAAGAAGTGTGTGGAAGCCAACAACATAGCCCTGCAGCGCCCCGGCCCATGCAAGGAGACTCTATTTGCAATGACAAAGCTTTACCTGAAGCGACTTCCTGTCCGAGAGAGATGGAGGGCCCTGACGGTGGGGAAAGGCACAGCCAGAGCCCTGACCTTCCAAAAAGACAGCCAGTCCGAAGAAGAAAGAAATCTCACGTGTGCTCGGTGTGTGGGAAAGCCTTTGAACGGCTTTCGATCCTTACCAACCACCTGACcatacacacaggagagaagccgtttCAGTGTTTGGACTGTGGGAAATGCTTTGGCTATAAAGCCCTTCTTGTGAGGCACGAAAAAAGTCACGCCGGAGACAAGCCCTACAAATGCTTGCAGTGTGGGAAAACGTTCAGCACCAGTACCATCCTTTCAGATCATGAGAGAATTCACACCGGAGAGAGGCCGTTTACGTGTGTCGACTGTGGGAAATGCTTTGTGAAGAGAGGCCACCTGATGAGGCATAAATTgacccacacgggagagaaacgcTACAAGTGCACCGAGTGTGACAAAAGCTTTGGCGACAAATCTCTCCTTACTACCCATAAGAGAAGCCACACGGGGGAAAAGCCGTACGGCTGCTCCGAGTGCGGGAAATGCTTCAGCCAAAGTTCGCACCTCATCACTCACAAgagaatccacaccggggagaagccccaCACGTGCTCGCATTGCGGGAACAGCTTCATTCGGCGGTACGACCTCCTCAGCCACGAGAGGACgcacacgggagagaaaccctaCCAGTGCCCGGAATGCGGGAAAAGTTTCCGTCAGAGCTCACAGCTTTTTGTCCATGGGAGGATCCACATGGGAGGGAAACCCTACAAGTGTGCGGAGTGCGGGAAAAGTTTCCGTTGGGAGAGCAGCATCAAGATGCACATGAAAAACCATGCCGGAGACCGGCCCTACGCCTGCTCGGAATGTGGCAAAAGGTACGGGAAGTCATCGCACCTTATACGGCACAAGgaaacccacacaggagagaagccgttcAAGTGCGCcaaatgtgggaaaagctttgctcagagcaccaTGCTTTACCTCCACGAAAGaacccacacgggagagaagcccttCCAGTGTACAGAGTGTGGAAAACGCTTTCGTTGGGAGACCAGCTACCAGTCGCACATTAAGAACCACGCCAGGAAGAAAGCGTTTGGATGCTCGGACTGCGACAAAAGCTACGACAAGGAGTCTGAGCTGATTAAACACAGGAGGAtgcacacgggagagaagccattCAAGTGCAGGGAGTGTGGGCTCTGTTTCGACCGCATTTCCGCCCTTACAGTACACCGAAGAATCCACAGAAGCGAGAGGCCGTttaaatgctcagaatgtggccGGAGCTACAATAAGGAGCCCGAGCTCATGAAGCACGAGAAGGCCCACACAGCAGAGAAGCCGCACAAGTGCCCCGATTGCGGGAAAAGCTTTGACTCAAAGTCTGCGCTGAGAGTGCATCAGAGGATGcacacgggagagaaaccgtacaaatgctcaggctgtgggaaaagcttcagccagAGTTCCAACCTTAAGACACACATGAGAATCCATACAGGAGAGAATGTGTGAGAAGCGCCGTGTGACTTTTGAGTGGGAAAACAGGCCGCAGGGATACTTTTGAAGGAGGGCTGCTAAAATCCGGAGTCCCAGTTCACAACTTTACCCTGTTCAATAGTGCATACGTAGCAGGAGAGGTAGCTATTATTGTGACACACGTGTTTCTTGGTCCTGTCGTTcagcctcctccttcctctcttaAAGCAGGACTTTTGCCCTACAGTAGCTAAAGGTGATCACCTATCCATGCTGTTTGGAGGCGACATGTTTATGTAAACGGGTACCTCCGAATCAGGACTTAATCCATGGCAGCCCCAGCTCCCCTGATGGGCTGCCGTGTGACAAAGATGGCGAGACAATTTTTATAGCTGTATGGGCTTTTTGATGTGTTTGGTTAAAGGGATAGATTGGGCATTCACTAGGCTTGCCCCATAAGCTGCCATCTTAGCATATATTTTTCACCCAGGCTGGTAATATAGGGGTAGAACTATGTGCTAATGTGTGGAATACAGCGGGGTGATTTTAGAGGAAGAAACACTGAACAGTCTTTACggttaaataaatgttttcattcagaatgtgtgttgtttttctttttggctgtgtccccccccccctttgtaggTGGATGGTGAGCAGTGCTTGGTCAGTGGGCATGGTTCTGATGTACTATGGCGAAGGTATTGGATTCAAATCCTGGATGAGGCGGGGGGCGTTGCCTGAGTGCTGGGCATGGAAgggcagaggaagagggagaaaacacTCTTAGAAACACTTTAGGGAGAGGGCAACACCGaagaacagaggccttagctagactgggtgaaatcctggggtgaaccccgggatcatccctgtgcatccacacgacacacaggggatcctgggatcaggggagaatgatccctcccttgccccgggatctcgccctccccattggccccgctttttccgtggtcccgggctgagcccgagaccacagaacgtgtgggccATTGTCGCGGCTTGAACCAGCTCAGCTCAATTCCTTGCGTGGAAtcgggagctgcgcacagggcacagtgctcctcaagagcgctgcgcccatcaggggtagggtggggggagtgggaaaattaagttaaattaaaaaaaagcccctatctttagcgcatgagcgttcatgcgctacttcctctttttaaaaaaatggcgggcgtgacgcctctcctcctgaagtCGTTGCACCTGACATGTAAACGGAGAAAGGATCTCACAGAGAAAGGAtctcacaatgtgagatcttccctcctccgtcacggactataaggtatttatttatttattttattgcatttttataccacccaatagccgaagctccctggtctagctaaggccagcagATGTCAGCATAACAGGTTCCGAGAAAGATTGTTTCTGAGCCGTTAGAGGACTTTCGAAAGCAGCAACCTTCAGCTGCGTTTCTAAAGATTACTTGAATGGAAATCCTACTATTTCCACCCCCACTTCAATCCAAAACACATGTGTTCGGTTACACAGGGATAAAAGGTGACTGGAAGCCTAGTTCTCACAGAGGTGGTAAGCCCATGgcagggctgtaccacttcagattgcaagtGGAGTCTCATGTCACTGAATTCAAAGGTCCTACTAGCATTAACACTCAGCCAGGGCTCCCCCCACAAAAGGGCATATTTGGAACTTCCAGTGACAAAGGATCTTATGGTCTTGTTAACATGCTTGTTGGAACTGAGCCTGGGCCACAACCATTCTGCTCTTTCCTTTGTTAAGGGAGAAAGGAGCTCCTGCTGGGGACTTGTGTGTTCTCTTTAAGATCCCTGAGTTTTGATCTCGtgtgatcatagaatagtagagttggaaggggcctataaggccattgagtccaacccactgctcaatgcaggaatccaccttaaagcatccctgacagatggctgtccagctgcctcttgaaggcctctagtgtgggagagaccacaaccttcctaggtaactggttccattgtcatactgctctaacagacaggaagtttttcctgatgtccagccggaatctggcttcctgtcacttgagcccattattccgtgtcctgcactctgggaggatcgagaagagatcttggctggGCTAGAAGTTAGTTGGTGGCGGTAATAGGCCCTTCAGTTCTTGCTTTGCTATAAaactcaagaagaagaagaaccattaCGACAAACGGGAGCTGTTTCATGAAGAAGTGGTGGGCAGACATCAAGCTGGTGGTGCATACgttggtgttttgttttactaAGAACTCAAGTTCCATCAACCACAGCCAGCTGAAAGCAGCGGCTTGGTGGGGAAAGCGCTAGATGCAAAATACTGGTTAAGGGACTGGCACCAATTATCTCCTGCAACTCTGCCAACCATATACTGGGATAACCTCCATCTACAAATCTGCATCTGAGTTATTATTGATAAGGTTTAAAATAGTGTGGGAGGAcggtgatggtggtggcagaAGGCTGACTGGGTGTTGTAGTCAGGATGTCTGCATACAAGAGTCTTAGATGTTATGGAGGAAGAAAGTTTGCAGACCTTCAAATTGGATCCTCACATCATCTTGACTTATCTTCTCCTTTGGAAAAACTCAGATCATTTGTGTACGAAATATTTGACCTATTAAGAAAGGCGAACTCTTCAAATATTCTTAGAAAGGGTTATaaatgttttatgctttttatctcTAACACACTTTATTTATAATACCTATGTACACCTTTGAGATAACATCTCTTAAGTGGTTTACAtataacatttctttaaaaaaattgtttaaaagaCGGTATTAAAATACATctacaataataaatacaaaggggaaaaaacaataaaatggagcaGCAGCATGATTCATTACGACTAATTAAAAGTCTGAGAAAACCTGCATTAAGtgtattttcaggaggcatttaaaacatatttcctGCTTCCTGGGGacgatgggtgggagggtgctgttgtaatgtgtcctgacagctggttggccactgcgtaaaCAAAGTATTGCACTGACTAGATcagccatcctcaacctggggcgctccagatgtgttggactacaactcccagaatgccccagccagctcttctgatccagcagggctcgtcttacgttcttgtatttttaatatttgtaatttATAGTTGATCTGCTGAAGGTCAGTGCCTAAAGATCAGTGACTATGGGGCCTAGCCCTTTGCATGGTGGGTCTCTTAAGTTCCTACTTCGAAATTAAAGCAGCATGTAGCATGATCCTCAAAAATATATGCAGCCTatgattttaacacacacacccaggaaaaagtgcagaaaggggcaactgaacgatcaaggggctggagcatcgccCCTATGAAGGAAAGTTACAACtgctgggtttgtttagcttggaaaaaaggaggctaagaggagacatgatagaggttacaaaattatgcatggtgtggattgggagacatttttctccctcttccgtaatactagaaccgggTTTAaccccattaagctgattggtgaaTGATTcaagagaaacaaaaggaaatgcacacagcacatagttaaactatggaatttggccaccaatttggatggctttaaaagggggttggataaattcctggaggagaaggctatcaatggctactagtcctgatggctgtacgctacctccggtatcagaggcagtaagcctgtatactctagttgctggggaacatgggtgggaggatgctgttgcaccctgtcctgcttgttcatccctggccgatggctggctggccactgtgtgaacagagtgatggactagatggacccttggtctgatccagcagggctcttcttatgaggagcaagtccaggggattcttgtcaatgggcccttgCTGGGACTTTGCTCTCAGCAAATGCCCGGCCATACCTATCCTTGACAGCCCTGTCCATTATCTGTTGCCGGAGAGGGGGGCAATGCACTTTACACTCACCAGCTCCCTTGCAGGGGAAGAGAGGTTGAGGACTGAACTCCCGCATCCTAGCTGGGGGGAGTGGAGCAGGAAGTGAGTGGTATCACACCATCAGGTGCCCCTCTAGGATGCTagaataacccacccaccccccaattacaACCTtaaaacatggtggaatgctgtatgtactcttcaTCCTTAAACACAGTGAACACTATTGTGTTCACTGTAATAAATGAGAGGCTTCAAGGAGATTTATTATCCGTTTATAATACTTTATGTATTAATCCCCCCCCACACTTGCCCtctttctggggaggggggaagggggtttCTCTctgcctccagtgtcaagacgtaaagcccccattcccctaaaaagaactgagaaaaggcgaaggggggggggacaccaagattcaaCGAACATGCAtgacatttaatcagactcatttcctgacctagaactatcactattagttttaagtgggcatgttggggtggccacacccccttgagggcagccatattgtcctcctttttggtttccaaaatatggtcatcctactctaGGAACCAGCGCTCTCATATTTTAACCCTGACTTGCGGATTGCAAAGGGGCTGGCAAGTTTCTTCCAAAGGCTTCTTACAGAAAACGTGAACCAAGGAGTAGCTCCATTCCGAGTCCTCTCGTGGGGAAGAGTCTGGACTCTGGAGCATTGCTCCGTatcattccttccctccctccgccTGTCTAATGCAAATCcggcttctgctgctgctacgTTTTCTTGCTCCTGCAGGCACGAGAAATCTCCTTCTTCGATGGGCTGGATATGGAGagagaggctgagttcggacgacacgctaatcaacggttgtttcccattcggTTCCTATTACACCGACCCCCGCGTTGATTAGCGTGTGGTCCGAACTCAGCCGCTGAGAGAGACCTAGGCTGCGTTCGGACGACACGGtaatcaaatggggggggggggggagaataggaacagaatgggaaataaccacgtgtcgtccgaactcagcccaaGAGTTAAGGCCACCGCCTGCCTTTCTAGAGAGACAAAGGGATGTGCATCAGGCCTGTACACAAAGGTGGGTTGCTCTTCTCTCTGTCATCCCTTTTTTCTGtccccctatttttattttttgcaaaccaataataattatttaagttctcaattttgtctttaaaaggcctgcaaaccaggcGAACTGCGCCCCCAGTTTTGGGGTGTCCTCCCCACGCCTTCCCGGAACTTTTAAGCTGGCTATGGGTCTGATGTTAATTGGAGGGGATcgctccctctcctctcccccctttcCATGGGAGAAGCTGGAAAGCATCCGTCGCCGTCGAATGTAACGGGGGAGGAGAGTGCTGGGTGGGTCGGTGCGTAGCAAATGTTTCTGCACTGGAGAGAA
This window of the Elgaria multicarinata webbii isolate HBS135686 ecotype San Diego chromosome 3, rElgMul1.1.pri, whole genome shotgun sequence genome carries:
- the LOC134395605 gene encoding zinc finger protein 271-like encodes the protein MPFSSSRKLGSGASSQACGMKMEDHDSAKPGEKLEEGWRVPHVFPLRTIWDLQTGPTPKVMMKTPAKELKQHWAPPWQEFLKTMSYPYFGPSCLQLMEPLRWDQAEALRTAFEGCGDASLRPREEWAAPNMPGLSGEAPYQANGSVDASGEVKEEEEEDGDEVVGWEMRCQRFRQFHYREAEGPRENGRKLWELCHRWLRPKVLAKEQMLELVSLEQFLTILPGEMQKWVRDQAPESMTQAVALAEGFPLWLQAAERWERKVPGSSKEVPTDFPGPEQISSNPPEIQLQMETKREGDSAACLLGAWQVSKNEEELIGDAEQAELNGVLQERAKGVIYQGLNVEEVCGSQQHSPAAPRPMQGDSICNDKALPEATSCPREMEGPDGGERHSQSPDLPKRQPVRRRKKSHVCSVCGKAFERLSILTNHLTIHTGEKPFQCLDCGKCFGYKALLVRHEKSHAGDKPYKCLQCGKTFSTSTILSDHERIHTGERPFTCVDCGKCFVKRGHLMRHKLTHTGEKRYKCTECDKSFGDKSLLTTHKRSHTGEKPYGCSECGKCFSQSSHLITHKRIHTGEKPHTCSHCGNSFIRRYDLLSHERTHTGEKPYQCPECGKSFRQSSQLFVHGRIHMGGKPYKCAECGKSFRWESSIKMHMKNHAGDRPYACSECGKRYGKSSHLIRHKETHTGEKPFKCAKCGKSFAQSTMLYLHERTHTGEKPFQCTECGKRFRWETSYQSHIKNHARKKAFGCSDCDKSYDKESELIKHRRMHTGEKPFKCRECGLCFDRISALTVHRRIHRSERPFKCSECGRSYNKEPELMKHEKAHTAEKPHKCPDCGKSFDSKSALRVHQRMHTGEKPYKCSGCGKSFSQSSNLKTHMRIHTGENV